From the Mustelus asterias chromosome 14, sMusAst1.hap1.1, whole genome shotgun sequence genome, one window contains:
- the LOC144503992 gene encoding secreted phosphoprotein 24-like, with translation MKSLLLTIAAVQILQCSGIPSPKDALRVSVGKLNEITAITNLCGITRRRVKDINRTGKLSYNVDLTFSVKETVCSKNSGLEFDDPSCHFRPKKTAEKGWCKSRVKYFADEVQDVDVECRGLETVDSHSDSFESSEDTVEVETKSKETSIEESLNVRSQSAESSLEDSPSVRSQSAERSLEDSPSVRSQSAESSLEDSPSVRSQSAESSLEDSPSVSIIWDFVSDDYQTTRIC, from the exons ATGAAATCCTTACTCCTCACCATTGCCGCAGTGCAGATCCTCCAGTGCTCAG gaaTCCCCAGCCCTAAGGATGCTCTGAGAGTGTCAGTTGGAAAGCTGAATGAAATCACCGCCATCACCAATCTGTGTGGGATAACCCGGAGAAGAGTGAAGGAT ATTAATCGCACAGGAAAATTGTCGTACAACGTGGATTTAACATTCTCTGTGAAAGAAACCGTCTGCTCCAAGAATTCCGGACTGGAATTTGATGATCCCAGCTGTCACTTCCGTCCCAAAAAGACCGCA GAAAAAGGTTGGTGTAAAAGCCGTGTGAAATATTTTGCTGATGAGGTGCAGGATGTTGATGTGGAGTGCCGAGGTTTGGAGACAGTCGACAGCCACAGTGATTCATTCGAGTCGAGTGAAGACACCGTTGAG GTTGAAACCAAATCAAAGGAGACATCGATCGAGGAATCTCTCAAT GTAAGAAGCCAATCAGCAGAATCATCGCTGGAGGACTCTCCCAGT GTAAGAAGCCAATCAGCAGAACGGTCACTGGAGGACTCTCCCAGT GTAAGAAGCCAATCAGCAGAATCGTCGCTGGAGGACTCTCCCAGT GTAAGAAGCCAATCAGCAGAATCGTCGCTGGAGGACTCTCCCAGTGTGAGTATAATCTGGGATTTTGTGTCAGATGATTATCAAACGACAAGAATCTGTTGA